Proteins from a genomic interval of Phalacrocorax aristotelis chromosome 3, bGulAri2.1, whole genome shotgun sequence:
- the DPY30 gene encoding protein dpy-30 homolog: MEAEQIMEGQPQVPENPHSEYGLTENVERIVENEKINAEKTSKQKVDLQSLPTRAYLDQTVVPILLQGLAVLAKERPPNPIEFLAAYLLKNKSQFEDRN; encoded by the exons ATGGAGGCAGAACAGATTATGGAGGGACAGCCGCAG GTTCCAGAAAATCCCCATTCTGAATACGGTCTCACTGAAAACGTAGAG AGGATAGTAGAAAATGAGAAGATAAATGCAGAGAAAACATCAAAGCAGAAAGTGGATCTTCAGTCGTTACCCACACGTGCCTACTTGGATCAGACAGTCGTGCCTATCTTGCTACAGGGACTCGCTGTTCTTGCAAAAGAGAG accGCCCAATCCCATTGAATTTTTAGCAGcgtatcttttaaaaaacaagtcaCAATTTGAGGACCGAAATTAA